The DNA window GGGAGTGATTGGGGGCAGGGCGGCCGCCATAAAAAACCCCGGCGTGCGGTGCAGGCCGGGGTTTTCGTGCGTTAAACGCGTTTAGTCATCCAGGAAGCTGCGAAGCACTTCCGAACGGCTTGGGTGGCGCAGTTTACGCAGCGCTTTGGCTTCGATCTGGCGAATACGTTCACGGGTAACGTCGAACTGTTTACCGACTTCTTCCAACGTATGGTCGGTGTTCATATCGATACCGAAACGCATGCGCAGCACTTTCGCTTCACGCGCGGTCAGGCCGGCCAGCACATCGTGCGTTGCCGAGCGCAGGCTTTCAGAGGTTGCGGAATCCAGCGGCAACTCGAGGGTGGTGTCCTCGATGAAATCGCCCAGATGTGAATCTTCGTCATCACCAATTGGCGTTTCCATCGAAATTGGCTCTTTGGCGATCTTCAGCACCTTGCGGATTTTGTCTTCCGGCATCAGCATACGTTCAGCCAGCTCTTCCGGCGTCGGTTCGCGGCCCATTTCCTGCAGCATCTGGCGCGAAATACGGTTGAGCTTGTTGATGGTCTCAATCATATGCACCGGAATACGGATGGTGCGCGCCTGGTCGGCGATGGAGCGGGTGATCGCCTGGCGGATCCACCAAGTCGCATAGGTGGAGAACTTGTAGCCACGGCGATATTCGAACTTGTCGACCGCTTTCATCAGGCCGATGTTGCCTTCCTGAATCAGATCCAGGAACTGCAGGCCGCGGTTGGTGTATTTCTTGGCGATCGAAATAACCAGACGCAGGTTAGCCTCAACCATTTCTTTCTTCGCCCGGCGCGCTTTCGCTTCGCCAATGGACATACGGCGGTTGATGTCTTTTACCTGCTCGATGGTCAGGCCGGTTTCTTCTTCGATCTGGCGCAGTTTCTGCAGGCTGCGCTGAACGTCTTCTTCAACGTCTTTCAGCTTTTCAGACCACGGTTTGGCCATCGCCAGCGCCGCTTCGAACCAGGCGTCGCTGGTTTCGTTGCTGGCGAACAGATTGACGAAGTTTTTCTTCGGCATTTTGCACTGTTCAACGCACATCTTCATGATGATGCGTTCCTGGGTACGCACGCGATCCATCATGGTACGCATGCTGTTGACCAGGAAGTCGAACTGTTTTGGCACCAGGCGGAACTGTTTGAACACTTCCGACAGTTTCAGAATTTCTTCTGCGGAGCTGGCGTGGCTGCGGCCGTTTTTCTTGATGACCAGGCGAGTCGCTTCGTACTGATCGCGCAGTTCGGCGAACTTCTGGCGCGCCAGTTCCGGATCGATGCTGTTATCGTCGTCAGCATCGTCGTCGTCGTCTTCCTCTTCTTCGTCGTCATCTTGATCTTCGGTCGCCAGTTCCGAACCGATATGGGTGGCGGTGGGGGCGATGTCCTCTTCCGCGTTAGGATCGACGAAGCCGGTGATCAGATCGGACAGGCGCGATTCACCTGCTTCAACGCGATCATACTGCTCCAGCAGATAGGTGATGGCTTCCGGGTATTCGGCGACGGAGCACTGCACCTGATTGATACCGTCTTCGATACGTTTAGCGATGTCGATTTCGCCTTCGCGCGTCAGTAGCTCAACGGTACCCATTTCACGCATGTACATGCGCACCGGGTCGGTAGTACGGCCGATCTCGGATTCAACGCTGGAAAGCACCTGGGCGGCCGCTTCTACCGCATCTTCATCGGTATCGGTGGTGTTCTCGGCCAGCATCAAATCATCGGCGTCCGGTGCTTCTTCCATCACCTGGATGCCCATGTCGTTGATCATCTGGATGATGTCTTCGATCTGGTCGGAGTCGACGATATCTTCCGGCAGATGGTCATTGACCTCAGCATAGGTCAGATAGCCTTGCTCCTTACCACGGGTGACAAGTAGCTTAAGCTGTGACTGCGGGTTTTGCTCCATAAGACGGTATCCACACTTCAGAGTATTTGGGTTGGTGTCGGTCGGCGAAACCGCCAACAATAGCATTTGGGGCGTTTTTGTTATAGCCGCGGCCCACCCTAGCGGCATTTTGTGGGGCTCGGCCCGCACACGTTTCGGCACTTAAGCCGTTTAATATTCAGTTTTTCTTCGCCAGAACCTGGTTTAGCGAACGGACTTCTTCACGTTCTTCCGGGCTCAGGCCGCGCGTTCTTGCCTGCGCGATTAGTGTCTCCAGCCGGTGCTCCAGCACGGAGTCATACAGGCTGGCTAACGTATCCAAAAAGGTCTGTTCGACCATGTCCTCGACGATCATATGGTTCCATGTCGCCAAGGTTTCAAGCTGTTGGCTGAATTTGTTGTCGCGATACAGCTCCAGCAACTGGCCAGTATTCAGGCCGGGCTGGGCCAGGCAGGTATGCACCAGCTCAACAAATAACGGCAAACCCGCCAGCTTGGCTTGCCCTAAACCTTCCAGTGAAGGAATAAGTGTAGCCAAGCGCGGATTTTGTACCAACAACCCTATCAGTATACGCATGGTTGTGCGTTTTAGCTGGGGCGCCTGATAAGTATTCGCATTTTCCGTCTGTTTGGGCATCAGCTTGTCAAGCTGGCTGTCATCCAGCAGGCCCAGTTTGCTGCCCAATTGTTGGCGCAAATACAGGCGCAGCGTTTCACCCGGCACCTGGCCAATCAGCGGCAGCGCCAGCGCGCTCAGCTTGGCGCGGCCGTCGGGGCTGCTCAAATCCACCTGCGGCATCAGCGTTTCGAACAGGAAGGTGGAAAGCGGCTGCGCCTGCTCCATCCGTTGTTCGAAAGTGTCTTTGCCTTCCTTGCGCACCAATGTGTCCGGGTCTTCGCCGTCGGGCAAAAACATAAACCGCATCTGCCGCCCGTCGTTCAGGTAGGGCAGTGCGGTCTCCAGCGCGCGCCAGGCGGCTTCGCGGCCAGCCCGGTCGCCGTCGTAACAGCAGACGACGTTATCAGTGGCGCGGAACAGCAGTTGGATATGGTCTGCCGTTGTTGAGGTGCCCAACGAAGCAACGGCGTAATTAATGCCGTACTGCGCCAGCGCCACCACGTCCATATAGCCTTCTACCACCAACAGGCGCGAAAGCGTTGCGTTGCTCTGCTGCGCTTCATACAGGCCATAAAGCTGGCGGCCCTTGTGGAAAACCTCGGTTTCCGGCGAGTTCAGGTATTTCGGCACTCCGTCGCCCAGCACGCGCCCGCCGAAGGCGATAACCCGCCCGCGCTTATCGCGAATAGGGAACATCACGCGCTCACGAAAGCGATCGTAGGTGCGGCCCTGCTCGTTGTTGACCAGCATGCCCGCGTCGTTCAGTGCGCTGCGGTTTTCGGCATCACGGCCAAAGCGTTTTAAGGCGTTATCCCAACCGGCCGGGGCAAAGCCGATGGCGAAATGGCGGATAACCTCTTCGCTCAATCCACGCTGTTGCAGGTAATCACGCGCCTGCTTGCCGTTGGGTTGAACCAACGCCTGCTGATAGAATGCGCTTAGCTGTTCCATCAACTGGTAAAGGCTTTGGCGCTGATGGCGTTCTATCTGGCTGGGGCCGGTGCCTGCTTCGTACGGCACTTCCAGCCCGTGCATGGTGGCCAGCTCTTCGATGGTTTCGACAAAATCCAGCCTGTCGTAATTCATCAGAAAGTCGATGGCGTTACCGTGGGCGCCACATCCGAAACAGTGGTAGAACTGCTTGTCGCCGTTAACGGTGAATGAAGGTGTTTTCTCATGATGGAACGGACAGCACGCATGGTAGTTCTTGCCTTGCTTTTTCAGCTTCACGCGGGCATCGATCAAATCGATGATGTCGGTGCGAGCCAGCAAGTCATTGATAAATACGCGTGGAATTCGTCCAGCCATAAGCCCTTATTCGACTGCCTATAAACGAGAACAAGCCGCGCATTCCTTACGGAAAGCACGGCCTTCGTATACAACTACTCGGTCTGCGCTTATAAAACACGCGGTGGGGTTACCCCCAGGGAATTAATACAGACGAGTGCGGCGTGCGTTTTCGCGAGCCAGTTTCTTCGCGTGGCGTTTAACAGCAGAAGCTTTAGCGCGTTTGCGTTCGGTGGTCGGTTTTTCATAGAACTCACGACGACGAACTTCAGCTAAAACGCCTGCTTTTTCGCATGAACGCTTGAAACGACGCAGTGCAACGTCAAATGGCTCGTTTTCACGTACTTTAATTACCGGCATGTGCCTCTCACCTCAATAGAATTCGGTTTGTTGCTGGCCAAGCGCCAGCCTTTTCAAAATGGTGCGGAATTTTACTCCAATGAGTGCTGCTTTGTAAAGCACCATGACAAATTCCTACCAGCCCATACCGTACTGGCGCACGCAATTTTGCAATGGCCGCCGATTATAGACTAATCAGAAAAAATTGCTCGCTTTTAATCGGAAAAACATCTCGGCTACGCATCTGGCCCGTTGCGCTAGGGGCGGTAAACGGGCGCGGTTGTGCTAAACTGGCGGCCGCCTGTGAATGATGGGAAATGTGATGCGAGTACTGGGTATAGAAACGTCCTGCGATGAAACCGGAATCGCAGTGTATGACGATCGGGCCGGTTTGTTAGCTAACCAATTGTACAGCCAGGTGAAACTGCACGCGGACTACGGCGGCGTGGTGCCGGAGCTGGCTTCGCGCGATCACGTGCGCAAAACTGTGCCGCTGATTCAGGCGGCGCTGAAAGAAGCTAACCTGTCTGCCGCGGATATCGATGGCGTCGCCTACACCGCCGGGCCGGGCCTGGTGGGGGCGTTGCTGGTGGGCGCCACCGTTGGGCGCGCGCTGGCGTTTGCCTGGAATGTGCCTGCAGTGCCGGTGCACCATATGGAAGGGCACCTGCTGGCACCGATGCTGGAAGATAGCCCACCGGCCTTCCCGTTCGTCGCGCTGTTGGTTTCCGGCGGCCATACCCAACTGATCAGCGTGACCGGCATCGGCCAATATACCCTGCTGGGGGAATCGATCGACGATGCGGCCGGCGAAGCCTTCGATAAAACCGCCAAGCTGCTGGGGCTTGATTACCCCGGTGGCCCGATGCTGTCCAAAATGGCCCAGCAGGGCAACGCCGGGCGCTTTGTGTTCCCGCGCCCGATGACCGATCGCCCCGGGCTGGATTTCAGCTTCTCCGGCCTGAAAACCTTTGCCGCCAATACCATTCGCGGCAATGGCAGCGATGCGCAGACCCGCGCCGATATCGCCCGCGCGTTTGAGGATGCGGTGGTGGATACGCTGGCGATCAAGTGTAAACGCGCGCTGGATCAAACCGGGTTTACCCGGCTGGTGATGGCCGGCGGCGTGAGCGCCAACCGCACGCTGCGCGGCAAACTGGCGGAAATGATGCAAAAACGCGGTGGGGAGGTGTTTTACGCCCGGCCGGAGTTTTGTACCGATAACGGCGCGATGATCGCCTACGCCGGGCTGGTGCGCCTGAAAAGCGGCGGCATCAGCCCCACGCTTGGCGTTTCCGTCCGCCCCCGCTGGCCGCTGGCCGAACTGCCTGCGGTATAAGCCGCCATGCAGGGCTGGCGAGCGCCGGCCCTGCCGTTTACTTCTTGGTTTCTTCTTCCGGCGTTTCTGGCTTCTTCTTGCGCAGCTTATTCCAGATTTTTCCTTCCTGCCCACGCCACAGGCGCTGGATATTATCGTGATGGCGCATCAGGATCAGGCAGGAGAGCATCGCCACCGGGAAGGTGAACTGCGGTTTGAACCACCAGACATAAAAGGGGGCGATCAGCGCGCTGATAATCGCCCCCAGCGAGGAATAGCCGCTGAGCAACACGGTCAGCAGCCAGGTGCCGGTCATCAGGCCGGTCAGATCCCAACCGATTGGCGCAATGGCGCCGAAGGCGGTGGCAACGCCTTTCCCGCCGCGGAAGTGGAAAAATATCGGGTAGATGTGGCCAAGGCAGGCGGCGATGGCCGTCAGGCCAAGGTACATCGGCGGTATTTCAAGCTCATATGCCAGCCAGACCGGCAACATGCCTTTCAATATATCGAACACCAGCACCGATGCCGCCGCCAGGCGGCCGCCAATGCGCAGGACGTTAGTCGCCCCTGGATTCCCTGAGCCATGTAAACGCGGATCGGGCAGCCTGGCGATCCGACATACCAGGATCGCGCTGGAAATAGAGCCACAGAGATACGCGAAGATAATCATGCCAAGCGCGGTAGCACTCATAACGCGGTTCCGTTTAATAATGGTCGTTTTGCTCGTAATATCTATGGATAATACGCATATTCCGCTGGAAGTGGTATCCGGCAAGGCTAAAAACAGAGAACGACGTGATGGATATCGTATTTATTGAAGAACTTACTGTAATCACCACCATTGGCGTTTATGACTGGGAGCAGACCATCCGCCAGAAGCTGGTTTTCGATATCGAAATGGGGTGGGACAATCGCCGGGCGGCCGCCAGCGATGACGTAAACGACTGTTTGAGCTATGCCGATATCTGCGATGCCGTTGTCCAACACGTTGAGGGCGGGCGCTTTGCTTTGGTGGAGCGCGTCGCTGAGGAAATTTCTGAAATATTGCTTCAGCGCTTTAATTCCCCCTGGGTACGTATTAAGGTCAGCAAGCCAGGGGCAGTGGCGCACGCTCGCAGCGTGGGCGTGATCATCGAACGGGGCACCCGCCCAGCGTGATGGCCTGTCATGAATGTGCAACTAACGGTAATTATTCTGCTCTGAATAGAGAATTGTTTAGCGGCAATGTATTGAATACTGCCGCTTTTTTATTGTTAGCCGTTACTATGCTTGTGTTAGTGGCTGGCGCGTAGCGCCAGCTTGCGGCCCTGTGGGCGTGCGGTTTAAGGTGCGCAAGGGGGGGCCGTCGGTTTTTTCCCGTGATGGGAAAGTAATGCCGCCTTCTTCGGGGGCGGATTTTATGTTTCTAGCTGTAAATTTATGGGGTAGGCGCACACATGGCAGACATGCATTCACTGTTTGTGGCATTTGTTCTTGGGGTGGTTGAAGGGTTAACGGAGTTTTTGCCGGTATCGTCTACCGGGCATATGATCATCGTCGGTGAATGGCTTGGCTTTACCGGCGACAAAGCGAAAACCTTTGAAGTTATTATCCAGTTGGGTTCGATCCTGGCGGTCGTGGTGATGTTCTGGCGCCGTTTGTTCGGCCTGATCGGCATTCATTTCGGCGGCAAGCCAGTAGCGCATGAAGGGCATACGGCAGGGCGTTTGAAGCTGGGGCACATTCTGCTGGCGATGATCCCGGCGGTGGTATTGGGGTTGGTGTTCCACTCGGTGATTAAATCGCTGTTTGAGCCGCGCAACGTGATGTATGCGTTGGTCGTGGGGGGCTTCCTGCTGCTGGCCGCGGAATGGCTGAAGCCTAAAAAGCCACGTGCTGTTGGGCTGGATGACATTACTTACCGCCAGGCGTTCATGATCGGCTGTTTCCAGTGTTTGGCGCTGTGGCCTGGGTTCTCGCGCTCTGGCGCCACCATTTCCGGCGGGATGCTGGTGGGCGTTAGCCGTTATGCGGCCTCTGAGTTTTCGTTCATCCTGGCGGTGCCGATGATGATTGGCGCCAGCGCGTTGGATGTGTACAAGAGCCTGGGGTTCCTTTCGCTGGCCGACGTGCCAATGTTTGCCGTTGGGTTTATCACCGCCTTCGTGGTGGCGCTGATCGCCATTAAAACCTTCCTGAAATTGATCAAGCGTATTTCGTTTGTGCCGTTTGCAATTTACCGCTTTATCGTGGCGGCTGCGGTCTACGTGGTGTTTATGTAAGGCCAAACGGCAACGCAAGGTGGCGTTGGCGGTAAAAAAAGCCAGTCAGGTTAGCTGACTGGCTTTTTTGCATTCAGGCCATTGGGGCCGCGCCGCCGTCAGGCCTGATTAGTTTTCCAGGCGGCCAACGCCTGCTGGCGCCGGCGCTTAAGCTCATCGCGGATCGCCGGCCCTTGCAGGCCGCTGGCTACCACCTCTTTCACTGAAACCGCATTGGCAACCTGAAAGGCCGCGCGCAGATAGTCACCCTGCGGGTACGGGTTCTCTTCAAAACCGGTTCGGCCGCGGGCATCCGCCTCGCTGGTCAGGATCATCTGCTCCAGCCGGTGCGGCTTGCGCCATACATCAATCACATCAAACAGTTTTAACAGGGTTTCCGGCCGCAACTTATCCACGGTGTGGATCAGATCGTGGTATTCCGCCACCAGCATCGCCAGATCGCGAATCGGGTTTGGCACGCGCAGCCGCTGGCATAGCGCCTCGACCAGTTTCACCCCGGCTGGGCCGTGGCCATGGTGGTGCGGCCAAAACTGCTTCGGCGTCAGCCCTTTGCCCACGTCATGGCACAGGGCGGAAAAACGCACGTCCACTTCCGGGCTGAGGCGGCTGGCCATTGCCAGCGTCATCAGCGTGTGGATACCGGTGTCAATTTCGGGGTGCCATTTTTCCGGTGCCGGCACGCCAAACAGCGCGTCGATCTCGGGGAACAGCACCTGCAGAGCGCCGCAGGCGCGCAATACCTGGAAGTAAACCTGCGGGCTTTGGCTCTGCAATGCTTTTTCCGTTTCCTTCCACACGCGCTCGGCGGGCAGTGCGGAAAGTTCGCCGCCATCGGCCATGCTGCGCATCAGCGCCGCCGTTTCCGGCGCCAGGGTGAAGCCCAGATGGGCAAAGCGTGCGGCAAAGCGGGCCACGCGCAGAACGCGCAGCGGATCTTCGCTAAAAGCATCGGAAACGTGCCGCAGCACCCGTGCGTTGAGATCTTGTACGCCGCCGTAAGGATCGATCAGTTCGCCTTCCGGCGCTTGGGCAATGGCGTTGATGGTCAGATCGCGCCGCTGTAGGTCTTCTTCCAGCGTGACGTCCGGCGCGGCGTAGCAGGTGAAGCCGGTATAACCCTGGCCGGATTTACGCTCGGTGCGCGCCAGTGCGTATTCTTCATGGGTTTGCGGATTGAGGAACACCGGGAAGTCTTTACCCACCTGTTGGTAGCCCAACGCCAGCAGTTGCGCGGGCGTGGCGCCGACGACAACCCAGTCGCGGTCTACCACCGATAGCTTAAGCAGGCTGTCGCGGACTGCGCCGCCAACCAGATAAATCTGCACTGTTGCACTCCTGAAATTATCGCCGCTCTGCGCCACAGCTTACCTCAATTATCCGCACGGATAAAAACGCCGCAACGCCAGCCGTGGGTAACGGCCTGGCGCTCAGAATGCGAAAGCGGGATTGATGCTGGCCTGAACAAGGAGGGCGCCGAACCATGCCCCTGGCCAGCACAGGCCAGTCAGTTCATCCAGCGATTGTTGTTTTTACGGCGCGGGATCAGGTGTGGCAACAGCAGCCCCAGCAGCAGGCCGACGCCTGCAACGCCGCCGCCGTACATAAACCATTGCAGGATAATGGTACGCTGTTTGTCATCAAGCTGCAGGTTAACCGCATTCACTTTTTTCTGCGCGACCACCAGTTGGTTTTTCAGATCCTGATTTTCCTGCTTCAGGCCGCTGATGATGCTATCGCTGGCGGCGACTTTTTCCTGCATTTCCGCTGTGCGCTGGTTCCAGCTGTTATCAATGTTCGTCAGCTTGTCGGTCAGGGTTTTTACCTGTTGTTCCAGTTCAGGCACGCGGGTGCGCAGGCTTGGCGTTTCGCTAAGCTGATCCAACGGGATCCAGATATTGCGGCCCTTGGCATCGCGGATCTGGCCGTAATGGGTTTCATTATTTACGCTTAACAGCGTGACTTCGTCGCCAGCGTTCAGCGTCCCGACAATGCGGTACTGATTGCCCGGGCCGCTATGGACGTAAGTGTTCAATTCATCAGAGATATAGCGCTTCTCTTCGGCGTGTGCACCCCAAGTGATGCTGAAGCTCAGCACAGCGAGGCAAATTAGGCGTAATTTCTGCATTAGTTCATCGTTTCTGTGTGAATTTATGGAACGATAGTAGAGACTTCAGTGTGACGACGCAACGCTAAAACCGGAATGAGAACTGTCTTACTGTAGCGGATTCTGTGCGTTACGCCGCGTTTTACAGCGTAACAGGTTTTTTCTACAGTTTGCAGGCTTAAGCGCCAACGAATCGCGCTACTATAGTGCCAACGGTGCCTTTTCAGGCAGCATTCGGCCAGGGCAAGGCTCTGGCTGCAAATTTGTAACTTATTGGTGTAAAAGACATATGACCGTTGAAATAGAACTGAAATTTATTGCCTCCGCGCAGGCTGCCGCCGGGTTGTCCGCACAGTTGGCCGCTTGGCCCCATCAGCATACCGCGCCGCAGAAACTCACCAATATTTACTACGAGACGGCCGATAACTTCCTGCGCCGCCACGATATCGGGCTACGTATCCGCGGCTGTAATCAGCAGTATGAGATGACCATCAAAACCGCCGGCCGGGTGGTGGGCGGGGTGCATCAGCGCCCGGAATACAATGTGGCGATCGCCAGCCCTGAACTGGCGCTGGCTGAATTTCCGGCCGATATCTGGCCGCAGGGGTGCGATATCGGCGCATTGCAACAGGCGCTGCAACCGCTGTTCCGCACGGATTTCGTGCGTGAAACCTGGCTGATCGCGCTGGGGGAAAGCGAAATCGAGATTGGCCTGGATCAGGGCGAAGTGCGCGCCGGCGAGCTGGCCGAGCCGATAGGCGAGATCGAACTGGAACTGAAACAGGGCAATACATCGGATCTACTGGCGTTGGCGCAGCAGCTGGCACAGCACGGCGGCCTGCGCCAGGGCAGCCTGAGCAAGGCGGCGCGTGGTTACCACCTGGCGCAGGGCAATGCGCCTTTCGCACTGCGCCCGCTCAAAGTGCTGAAGCCAGCGGCGAAATCCAGCGTGGAACAGGGGATGATCGCGGCATTGGAGCTGGCGCTCAGCCACTGGCAGTATCATGAGGAGCTATGGCTGCGTGGCAACGCCGCGGCGCGCCCGGCCGTGCTTGACGCGATGGTGCTGGTGCGCCAGGCGCTGGTGATTTTCGGCGGCCTGGTGCCGCGCAAGGCCAGCACCGATCTGCGTGCCCGCCTGGCGGCGCTGGAGCCCCAACTGGAAGACCACAACGCCGAACCGCAGAGCCTGTGTTACAGCGCGGAGTATCTGCAATGTAAGTTGGTGCTCACATCTTGGTTGCTGACCGGTGCCTGGCGGCCGTTTATCGACGCCAAAGCCCAGGCGAAACTGGATGGCTCCTTCAAACGTTTTAGCGATGTGATGTTGGGGCGCTGCGCTGCCGAGTTGAAAGACGCGTTCAACCAACCGCTGACCGACGAAGACTATCAGGGGCAATTGCCGCGCCTGACGCGCCAGGTGGCCGCCTTTATGCTGCTTTCCGGCGCCTATGCCGACGCTGAAAGCGGCGCCTATATCGGCGCTTGGCGTGAGCTGCTGCGGGCGGTGGCGGAACGGCGCCAGGGGAGTTATGAAAACAGCCGTAAACTGGCCCTGTCCCAGGCGCCGTTCTGGTTAAACGGCGCCGTTCGTTAATGATACCCGGCCCGCTGCGGCGGGCCATCGCACGGATGATTGATTATGTCGCGACTCTCTGCAGCGTTACAGGCGCAGGCACAGCGTATTGTGCAGCGTTTCCAGGAAACCCACGGCGCCGATGTGCTGCTTAGCGGCCAGGAGCAGGCGGTGCTGGCATCGAGCGATTTTGTCAGCGAGGCTTTGCTGGCGCACCCGCAATGGCTGGCGAAACTGCGCAGCCAGCCGCCGGCGGCCGATGAGTGGCGCCACTACGGCGCATGGCTGCAGGAAGAACTGGAAGCCGTGCAGGATGAAACGGCGCTGATGCACGCGCTGCGCCTGTTCCGCCGCGAGATACTGGTGCGTATTGCCTGGGCGCAGGCGCTGAATAGCGCCACAACCGAGCAAACGCTGCGTCAGCTAAGTGGGTTGGCTGAAACGCTGATTATCCGCGCCCGTGACTGGCTGTATCAAACCTGCTGCCGCGAGTGGGGCACGCCGAGCAATGCGGCGGGGGTTCCGCAGCCGCTGTTGATCCTTGGCATGGGCAAGCTGGGCGGGGAAGAGCTGAATTTTTCTTCCGATATCGATCTGATCTTTGCCTACCCGGAAAACGGGCAAACCCAGGGCGGGCGGCGCGAGCTGGACAACGCCCAGTTCTTTACCCGCCTCGGCCAGCGGTTAATCAAAGCATTGGATCAGCAAACCATTGATGGTTTTGTTTATCGGGTGGATATGCGGCTGCGCCCGTTTGGCGACAGTGGCCCGCTGGTGATGAGCTTTGCCGCGCTGGAAGATTACTATCAGGAACAGGGGCGCGACTGGGAACGCTACGCCATGGTGAAGGCGCGGCTGATGGGCGGGGCGGAAGATCCCTATAGCCAGGAACTGCGCAACACGCTGCGGCCGTTTGTCTTCCGCCGTTATATTGATTTCAGCGTGATCCAGTCGCTGCGCAATATGAAGGGCATGATCGCGCGCGAAGTGCGGCGGCGCGGCCTGAAAGACAACATCAAGCTGGGCGCCGGCGGTATCCGCGAAATTGAATTTATCACCCAGGTGTTCCAATTGATCCGCGGCGGGCGCGAGCCTAGCCTGCAGGGGCGCGCATTGCTGCCGACGCTGCAGGCGATTGGCCAACTGGGGCTGCTTGGCTCGCAACCGGTGGCGGCGCTGAGCGCCAGCTACCTGTTCTTACGCCGGCTGGAGAATTTGCTGCAGGCGATTGCCGATCAGCAAACGCAAACCCTGCCGCAGGATGCGCTCGATCAGGCGCGCCTGGTCTGGGGCATGGGGCTGGCGGACTGGCCGGCGCTGCTGGCCGTGCTGGATGCCCATATGCGCGCGGTGCGGGCGGTGTTTGACGACATGATCGGCGACGATACCCCCGATGTGGGCGAAGATAGTGACTGTCAGCGCTACTATGGCCTGTGGCATGACGCGCTGGAAGAAAAAGACATGGCGCCGCTGTTGCCGCATCTGGGGGAAGAAGAACAGCGTATGGTGCTGCGTATCATCACCGATTTCCGCCAGGACGTGGGCAAGCGTACTATTGGTCCGCGCGGGCGCGAGGTGCTGGATCAACTGATGCCGCGCCTGTTGGCTGAAGTCTGCCCGCGCAGCGACGCGCCCACGGCGCTGGCCCGCCTGACTCAACTGCTGCTTAGCATTGTCACCCGCACCACTTACCTTGAGTTGCTGCTGGAGTATCCGGCGGCGCTCAGCCACCTGATTCGCCTGTGCGCCGCCTCGCCGATGGTGGCGAACCAACTTGCGCGCTACCCGATGCTGCTCGATGAGCTGCTTGATCCGGCGACGCTCTACCGGCCGGTTGAACCCGGCGCTTACCGCAGCGAGTTGCACCAGTATCGGCTGCGGGTGCCGGCGGACGATGAGGAGCAGCAGGT is part of the Gibbsiella quercinecans genome and encodes:
- the rpoD gene encoding RNA polymerase sigma factor RpoD, giving the protein MEQNPQSQLKLLVTRGKEQGYLTYAEVNDHLPEDIVDSDQIEDIIQMINDMGIQVMEEAPDADDLMLAENTTDTDEDAVEAAAQVLSSVESEIGRTTDPVRMYMREMGTVELLTREGEIDIAKRIEDGINQVQCSVAEYPEAITYLLEQYDRVEAGESRLSDLITGFVDPNAEEDIAPTATHIGSELATEDQDDDEEEEDDDDDADDDNSIDPELARQKFAELRDQYEATRLVIKKNGRSHASSAEEILKLSEVFKQFRLVPKQFDFLVNSMRTMMDRVRTQERIIMKMCVEQCKMPKKNFVNLFASNETSDAWFEAALAMAKPWSEKLKDVEEDVQRSLQKLRQIEEETGLTIEQVKDINRRMSIGEAKARRAKKEMVEANLRLVISIAKKYTNRGLQFLDLIQEGNIGLMKAVDKFEYRRGYKFSTYATWWIRQAITRSIADQARTIRIPVHMIETINKLNRISRQMLQEMGREPTPEELAERMLMPEDKIRKVLKIAKEPISMETPIGDDEDSHLGDFIEDTTLELPLDSATSESLRSATHDVLAGLTAREAKVLRMRFGIDMNTDHTLEEVGKQFDVTRERIRQIEAKALRKLRHPSRSEVLRSFLDD
- the dnaG gene encoding DNA primase; this encodes MAGRIPRVFINDLLARTDIIDLIDARVKLKKQGKNYHACCPFHHEKTPSFTVNGDKQFYHCFGCGAHGNAIDFLMNYDRLDFVETIEELATMHGLEVPYEAGTGPSQIERHQRQSLYQLMEQLSAFYQQALVQPNGKQARDYLQQRGLSEEVIRHFAIGFAPAGWDNALKRFGRDAENRSALNDAGMLVNNEQGRTYDRFRERVMFPIRDKRGRVIAFGGRVLGDGVPKYLNSPETEVFHKGRQLYGLYEAQQSNATLSRLLVVEGYMDVVALAQYGINYAVASLGTSTTADHIQLLFRATDNVVCCYDGDRAGREAAWRALETALPYLNDGRQMRFMFLPDGEDPDTLVRKEGKDTFEQRMEQAQPLSTFLFETLMPQVDLSSPDGRAKLSALALPLIGQVPGETLRLYLRQQLGSKLGLLDDSQLDKLMPKQTENANTYQAPQLKRTTMRILIGLLVQNPRLATLIPSLEGLGQAKLAGLPLFVELVHTCLAQPGLNTGQLLELYRDNKFSQQLETLATWNHMIVEDMVEQTFLDTLASLYDSVLEHRLETLIAQARTRGLSPEEREEVRSLNQVLAKKN
- the rpsU gene encoding 30S ribosomal protein S21, with the protein product MPVIKVRENEPFDVALRRFKRSCEKAGVLAEVRRREFYEKPTTERKRAKASAVKRHAKKLARENARRTRLY
- the tsaD gene encoding tRNA (adenosine(37)-N6)-threonylcarbamoyltransferase complex transferase subunit TsaD → MRVLGIETSCDETGIAVYDDRAGLLANQLYSQVKLHADYGGVVPELASRDHVRKTVPLIQAALKEANLSAADIDGVAYTAGPGLVGALLVGATVGRALAFAWNVPAVPVHHMEGHLLAPMLEDSPPAFPFVALLVSGGHTQLISVTGIGQYTLLGESIDDAAGEAFDKTAKLLGLDYPGGPMLSKMAQQGNAGRFVFPRPMTDRPGLDFSFSGLKTFAANTIRGNGSDAQTRADIARAFEDAVVDTLAIKCKRALDQTGFTRLVMAGGVSANRTLRGKLAEMMQKRGGEVFYARPEFCTDNGAMIAYAGLVRLKSGGISPTLGVSVRPRWPLAELPAV
- the plsY gene encoding glycerol-3-phosphate 1-O-acyltransferase PlsY; the encoded protein is MSATALGMIIFAYLCGSISSAILVCRIARLPDPRLHGSGNPGATNVLRIGGRLAAASVLVFDILKGMLPVWLAYELEIPPMYLGLTAIAACLGHIYPIFFHFRGGKGVATAFGAIAPIGWDLTGLMTGTWLLTVLLSGYSSLGAIISALIAPFYVWWFKPQFTFPVAMLSCLILMRHHDNIQRLWRGQEGKIWNKLRKKKPETPEEETKK
- the folB gene encoding bifunctional dihydroneopterin aldolase/7,8-dihydroneopterin epimerase translates to MDIVFIEELTVITTIGVYDWEQTIRQKLVFDIEMGWDNRRAAASDDVNDCLSYADICDAVVQHVEGGRFALVERVAEEISEILLQRFNSPWVRIKVSKPGAVAHARSVGVIIERGTRPA
- the bacA gene encoding undecaprenyl-diphosphate phosphatase, with translation MADMHSLFVAFVLGVVEGLTEFLPVSSTGHMIIVGEWLGFTGDKAKTFEVIIQLGSILAVVVMFWRRLFGLIGIHFGGKPVAHEGHTAGRLKLGHILLAMIPAVVLGLVFHSVIKSLFEPRNVMYALVVGGFLLLAAEWLKPKKPRAVGLDDITYRQAFMIGCFQCLALWPGFSRSGATISGGMLVGVSRYAASEFSFILAVPMMIGASALDVYKSLGFLSLADVPMFAVGFITAFVVALIAIKTFLKLIKRISFVPFAIYRFIVAAAVYVVFM